Proteins from one Planctomyces sp. SH-PL62 genomic window:
- a CDS encoding neutral/alkaline non-lysosomal ceramidase N-terminal domain-containing protein: MRRLRRTVVVGLMMLVVEVPASRGFDDGGPPPSWKAGTATVAITPERPLVLLGYTDRKGPFEGVSDELSARALALEDARGRRAVVVAADLVGFQSAVVTDAVTRRIAERTGLGPERLIFNASHTHTGPVVSLDPNLTLNVAHPDMTPEQAEATAAYTRRLQDQLVDLVERALAALRPARLSWAAGRTNVPTSRRLPKPEGVVMAPNPDAPVDDAVPVLRVDSPEGKPLAVVFGCACHAVAAGTGNVISADYPGYARAVVEARHPGATALFLAGCGGDANPEPRGAIEQARTHGEALGREVCQVLDGPLAAVDGPLQVAYAQVDLPLQQLSRKQIEGYLDRPNFQAWQARHMLEVLDAGERLPTRYTAPVAVWRFGKSLTLAALPGEPVAEYATLLRKALGPDGLWVAGYNNDCFGYLPTARVVEEGGHEAIGVTLWAWSRNLSPMVGFFEPRVQDVVVDAVRRLADEARIETQVK, translated from the coding sequence ATGAGAAGACTCCGTCGAACGGTCGTGGTCGGGCTTATGATGCTGGTCGTCGAGGTTCCGGCGAGTCGGGGTTTCGACGACGGGGGACCGCCTCCGTCCTGGAAAGCCGGGACGGCCACGGTCGCGATCACGCCCGAGCGGCCCCTGGTCCTGCTCGGCTACACCGACCGCAAGGGGCCGTTCGAAGGGGTCTCCGACGAGCTGTCGGCCCGCGCGCTGGCCCTGGAGGACGCGCGGGGCCGCCGCGCGGTGGTCGTCGCGGCCGACCTGGTCGGCTTCCAGTCCGCCGTCGTCACCGACGCCGTGACGCGCCGGATCGCCGAGCGGACGGGGCTGGGTCCAGAGCGGCTGATCTTCAACGCCTCGCACACCCACACCGGGCCGGTCGTCAGCCTCGATCCGAACCTGACGCTCAACGTCGCCCACCCGGACATGACGCCCGAGCAGGCCGAGGCGACGGCCGCCTACACCCGCCGGCTGCAGGATCAGCTCGTCGACCTGGTGGAGCGGGCCCTCGCCGCCTTGCGGCCGGCACGGCTCTCCTGGGCGGCCGGCCGCACGAACGTCCCCACCAGCCGCCGGCTTCCGAAGCCCGAAGGGGTCGTCATGGCGCCCAACCCGGACGCCCCGGTGGATGACGCGGTCCCCGTCCTGCGGGTCGATTCGCCGGAAGGGAAGCCCCTGGCCGTGGTCTTCGGCTGCGCCTGCCACGCGGTGGCGGCCGGCACCGGGAACGTCATCAGCGCCGACTACCCCGGCTACGCCCGCGCCGTCGTCGAGGCGCGTCATCCGGGCGCGACGGCCCTGTTCCTGGCCGGTTGCGGCGGGGACGCCAACCCGGAGCCGCGCGGCGCGATCGAACAGGCCCGGACGCACGGCGAGGCGCTGGGCCGCGAGGTCTGCCAAGTGCTCGACGGGCCGCTGGCAGCCGTGGACGGGCCGCTCCAGGTCGCCTACGCGCAGGTGGATCTGCCGCTGCAACAGTTGTCCCGCAAGCAGATCGAGGGATACCTGGATCGTCCCAACTTCCAGGCGTGGCAAGCCCGACACATGCTGGAGGTCCTGGACGCGGGCGAACGCTTGCCGACCCGCTACACGGCGCCCGTGGCGGTCTGGCGGTTCGGCAAGAGCCTGACGCTGGCGGCGCTGCCGGGCGAGCCGGTGGCCGAGTACGCGACGTTGCTACGCAAGGCCCTCGGCCCGGATGGGCTCTGGGTCGCCGGATACAACAACGACTGTTTCGGCTACCTGCCGACGGCGCGGGTCGTCGAGGAGGGCGGCCACGAGGCGATCGGCGTGACGCTCTGGGCGTGGAGTCGGAACCTGAGTCCCATGGTCGGCTTCTTCGAGCCTCGAGTCCAGGACGTCGTCGTCGACGCCGTCCGGCGGCTGGCGGACGAAGCCCGGATCGAGACCCAAGTGAAGTAG
- a CDS encoding DUF1501 domain-containing protein, whose product MSYAAGAGSRREFLRAGLAGMGSLSLSGLLQLRAQAAPTRERKAVILVWLRGGCSHLDTYDPKPDAPSEFRGPFATLDTKTSGLRLSELLPLQAAISDKLTVLRSMAHTGGGHPAGSLQLLTGDPDPQDKAGPAFPDVLAVANYLGKREDRALPNYVGVNPIHGYDGFRIAGPAFLGSTYEPFAVMGDPSAPDFRVNFGDAAAADRLRDRARLRSTFDDLRRSLDRSEIERTMDDFQARALNLMTSPEAATAFDLSREDPKLRDRYGRHAWGQQCLMARRLVEAGVDLVTTTFDGPLCGRVANWDDHAVNHHVFDALKFRAPYFDQAVSALIQDVHDRGLQDRVLVIVTGEFGRTPRISYVASSGGGVASAPAGTTQPGRDHWNRANSMIWSGGGIEGGRVIGATDSRGEDVVDRRVGPHDFLATVYRHLGIDYERITIPDRLGRPIPIVSNGQAIPELVSRS is encoded by the coding sequence ATGTCTTACGCAGCCGGAGCGGGCTCTCGCCGAGAATTCCTGAGGGCGGGGCTGGCGGGCATGGGGTCTCTGTCGCTCTCGGGGCTGCTCCAGCTCAGGGCGCAGGCCGCCCCGACGCGGGAGCGGAAGGCCGTGATCCTCGTCTGGCTCAGGGGCGGGTGCAGCCACCTGGACACGTACGATCCGAAGCCGGACGCCCCGTCGGAGTTCCGCGGGCCGTTCGCGACGCTGGACACCAAGACGAGCGGCCTGCGCCTGTCCGAGTTGCTCCCCCTCCAGGCCGCGATCTCGGACAAGCTCACCGTCTTGCGCTCCATGGCGCACACGGGAGGGGGGCACCCGGCCGGGTCGCTCCAGCTGCTCACGGGCGATCCCGACCCCCAGGACAAGGCCGGCCCGGCCTTCCCGGATGTGCTCGCGGTGGCGAACTACCTCGGGAAGCGCGAGGACCGGGCGCTGCCGAACTACGTCGGGGTCAATCCCATCCACGGCTACGACGGCTTCCGCATCGCCGGCCCGGCGTTCCTGGGCTCGACTTACGAGCCGTTCGCCGTGATGGGAGACCCGTCCGCCCCGGACTTCCGCGTCAATTTCGGCGACGCCGCGGCGGCCGACCGCCTGCGGGACAGGGCGAGACTCCGCAGCACGTTCGACGACCTCCGGCGTTCGCTGGATCGGTCCGAGATCGAGAGGACCATGGACGATTTTCAGGCCCGCGCCCTCAACCTCATGACCAGCCCGGAGGCCGCCACGGCGTTCGACCTCTCTCGCGAGGACCCGAAGCTGCGGGACCGCTACGGCCGCCATGCCTGGGGCCAGCAGTGCCTCATGGCGCGTCGGCTCGTCGAGGCGGGGGTCGACCTCGTCACCACGACCTTCGACGGGCCGCTCTGCGGCCGGGTCGCGAACTGGGACGACCACGCCGTCAACCACCACGTCTTCGACGCCCTCAAGTTCCGCGCCCCGTATTTCGACCAGGCGGTCTCGGCCCTGATCCAGGACGTCCACGACCGGGGGCTCCAGGACCGAGTGCTGGTCATCGTCACGGGCGAATTCGGCCGCACGCCCCGCATCTCGTACGTCGCGAGCAGCGGGGGCGGCGTGGCGAGCGCCCCGGCGGGGACGACCCAGCCGGGCCGGGATCACTGGAACCGGGCGAACTCCATGATCTGGTCGGGGGGCGGCATCGAAGGCGGCCGCGTGATCGGCGCGACGGACAGCCGCGGCGAGGACGTGGTGGATCGTCGCGTCGGGCCTCACGACTTCCTGGCGACCGTCTATCGCCACCTTGGGATCGATTACGAACGGATCACCATCCCCGACCGTCTAGGGCGACCCATCCCGATCGTCTCCAACGGCCAGGCGATCCCGGAGCTGGTCTCGAGGTCCTAG
- a CDS encoding IS5 family transposase, translating into MTRRYELKDEEFTLIADLLPPVGRPGGRWNDHRTTLDGVLWILHTGAQWRELPERYGKWKSVYDRFNRWARDGTIDRILERLHLELDASGRIDFDLWCVDGTSIRASRAAAGAGGKRGTAEPADHALGRSRGGFGTKLHLVVDSGGVPLSAVVTAGRAHESKSLEPALEAVRIKRPGRGRPRRRPRRLAGDKGYSYRRIRRYLRRRGIKAVIPTRKDQRRNPKFDAGAYRRRNIVERCILWLKENRRLATRFEKLAVNFLAMVKLAMIRRCFRLIEPSDRT; encoded by the coding sequence ATGACGCGTCGCTACGAGTTGAAGGATGAGGAATTCACCCTGATCGCCGACCTTCTGCCGCCGGTCGGGAGGCCGGGGGGTCGCTGGAACGACCACCGGACGACCCTCGACGGCGTCCTCTGGATCCTCCACACGGGGGCCCAGTGGCGGGAGCTCCCGGAGCGTTACGGGAAGTGGAAGAGCGTCTACGACCGCTTCAACCGCTGGGCCCGAGACGGGACCATCGACCGAATCCTGGAGCGGCTCCACCTGGAGCTGGACGCCTCGGGGCGGATCGACTTCGACCTCTGGTGCGTCGACGGGACCTCCATCCGGGCGAGCCGCGCGGCCGCCGGGGCCGGGGGGAAAAGGGGGACGGCCGAGCCGGCCGACCACGCCCTCGGCCGCTCCCGCGGCGGCTTCGGGACGAAGCTCCACCTGGTCGTCGACTCCGGCGGCGTCCCGCTCTCGGCCGTCGTCACGGCGGGCCGGGCCCACGAATCGAAGTCCCTGGAGCCGGCCCTGGAGGCGGTGCGGATCAAGCGGCCGGGCCGGGGCCGGCCGCGACGGCGGCCCCGCCGCCTGGCCGGCGACAAGGGGTATAGCTATCGGCGCATCCGCCGCTACCTGCGACGGCGGGGGATCAAGGCGGTGATCCCGACCCGCAAGGACCAGCGGAGGAACCCGAAGTTCGACGCCGGGGCCTACCGCCGACGAAACATCGTCGAGCGGTGCATCCTCTGGCTGAAGGAGAACCGCCGCCTGGCGACCCGGTTCGAGAAGCTCGCGGTCAACTTCCTGGCCATGGTCAAGCTCGCCATGATCCGCCGTTGCTTCCGGCTCATCGAGCCGTCAGACAGAACCTAG
- a CDS encoding YdeI/OmpD-associated family protein has protein sequence MDPIFFETPGDFRAWLGENHATADQLLVGFYKKGTRRSSITWPESVDEALCYGWIDGVRKGVDAESYTIRFTPRKKRSVWSAVNIARVQALTELGRMQPTGLAAFEARNEDRSGIYSHEQGDVEMPEPFLGLLREKPAAWEFYEKQPASYRKAVNWWVAGAKKVETRRKRLDSLAAYSARGERVPQFTWKKAPG, from the coding sequence ATGGACCCTATCTTCTTCGAAACACCCGGGGACTTCCGGGCCTGGCTCGGCGAGAACCACGCCACGGCGGACCAACTCCTGGTCGGCTTCTACAAAAAGGGCACGCGCCGGTCTAGCATCACCTGGCCGGAATCGGTGGATGAGGCCCTCTGCTACGGATGGATCGACGGCGTCCGGAAGGGCGTCGACGCCGAGAGCTACACGATCCGGTTTACGCCGCGCAAGAAGCGCAGCGTGTGGAGCGCCGTGAACATCGCTCGGGTCCAGGCCCTGACCGAACTCGGCCGCATGCAGCCGACCGGCCTGGCCGCGTTCGAAGCTCGGAACGAGGACCGATCGGGCATCTACTCCCACGAGCAGGGGGACGTCGAGATGCCCGAGCCGTTCCTGGGCCTTCTGCGGGAGAAGCCGGCGGCGTGGGAGTTTTACGAGAAGCAGCCCGCGTCCTACCGCAAGGCGGTCAACTGGTGGGTCGCCGGCGCCAAGAAGGTCGAGACGCGTCGTAAACGGTTGGACTCGCTGGCCGCGTACTCGGCCCGGGGCGAGCGGGTGCCCCAGTTCACCTGGAAGAAGGCGCCGGGCTGA
- a CDS encoding DNA alkylation repair protein gives MTVDEILAQFESLGDDARRKHNRKAGAPDDQFGVKLGDLRAIAKKIKTDHELALRLWETGNVEAQLLATLIIKPRSLSADQLDELTRSATCSQVADWLNSYVVAEHPEKESLRQKWMKAKDRWSARAGWHFTASRVNKGGGGLDLPALLDRIEREMPKAAPEVQWTMNNTLAAIGIHHPEYRERAVAVGERIGLYRDWPVSKGCTPPYVPVWVAAMVERQG, from the coding sequence ATGACCGTCGACGAAATCCTCGCCCAGTTCGAGTCCCTCGGCGACGACGCCCGGCGTAAGCACAACAGGAAGGCCGGCGCGCCCGACGACCAGTTCGGCGTGAAGCTCGGCGACCTGCGGGCGATCGCCAAGAAGATCAAGACGGACCATGAGCTCGCGCTCAGGCTCTGGGAGACCGGCAACGTCGAGGCCCAACTCCTCGCCACGCTCATCATCAAGCCCAGGTCGCTCTCGGCCGACCAGCTCGACGAGTTGACTCGGTCCGCGACCTGCTCGCAGGTGGCCGACTGGCTGAACTCGTACGTCGTCGCAGAACACCCCGAGAAGGAATCGCTGCGTCAGAAGTGGATGAAGGCGAAGGACCGCTGGTCCGCCCGCGCGGGCTGGCACTTCACCGCCAGCCGCGTGAACAAAGGCGGCGGCGGCCTCGACCTGCCCGCACTCCTCGATCGCATCGAGAGAGAGATGCCGAAGGCTGCGCCGGAGGTGCAGTGGACGATGAACAACACGCTCGCCGCGATCGGCATCCACCACCCCGAGTATCGCGAACGAGCCGTAGCCGTCGGAGAGAGGATCGGCCTGTACCGCGACTGGCCGGTGTCCAAGGGCTGCACGCCTCCCTACGTGCCGGTCTGGGTGGCCGCGATGGTCGAGCGGCAGGGCTGA
- a CDS encoding DUF1572 family protein, which translates to MGSVESNDLAQILVEGALSAFRANKGWAEKAVSQLRDEKLHRPLDPNTNSIAVIMKHVAGNLLSRWTDFLTTDGEKSWRNRDDEFVDTFASRDELLAYWESGWNALFDSLESLTAEDVSKTITIRGEPHSVPLAIQRSLAHCGYHVGQIILIARVLAGDDWETITIPRGGSGGFNRQVWGRGHFRAPES; encoded by the coding sequence ATGGGATCCGTCGAGTCGAATGATCTGGCGCAGATCCTCGTCGAGGGCGCGCTGTCCGCCTTTCGGGCCAACAAGGGCTGGGCCGAGAAGGCCGTCTCTCAGCTGAGGGACGAGAAGCTGCACCGTCCACTGGACCCGAACACCAACTCTATCGCCGTGATCATGAAGCACGTGGCCGGCAACCTCCTGTCGCGATGGACCGACTTCTTGACGACGGACGGCGAGAAGTCCTGGCGCAACCGGGACGACGAGTTCGTGGATACGTTCGCCTCGCGGGACGAGTTGCTCGCCTACTGGGAGTCCGGCTGGAATGCGCTGTTTGACTCGCTGGAGTCCCTGACGGCTGAAGACGTCAGCAAAACCATCACCATTCGGGGCGAGCCGCACAGCGTCCCATTGGCGATCCAGCGGTCGCTGGCCCACTGCGGCTACCACGTCGGCCAGATCATCCTCATCGCCCGCGTCCTGGCCGGCGACGATTGGGAGACGATCACGATACCCCGGGGAGGATCGGGAGGCTTCAACCGTCAGGTCTGGGGCCGAGGACACTTTCGAGCGCCGGAGTCCTGA